The following proteins are encoded in a genomic region of Cricetulus griseus strain 17A/GY chromosome 7, alternate assembly CriGri-PICRH-1.0, whole genome shotgun sequence:
- the Trpv3 gene encoding transient receptor potential cation channel subfamily V member 3 isoform X2: MNAHSKEMVPLMGRRTTAPSGNSVVLTEKRPADLTPTKKSAHFFLEIEGFEPNPTVTKTSPPIFSKPMDSNIRQCISGNCDDMDSPQSPQDDVTETPSNPNSPSANLAKEEQRQKKKRLKKRIFAAVSEGCVGELRELLQELQELCKRRRGLDVSDFLMHKLTASDTGKTCLMKALLNINPNTKEIVRTLLAFAEENDILDRFINAEYTEEAYEGQTALNIAIERRQGDITAVLIAAGADVNAHAKGVFFNPKYQHEGFYFGETPLALAACTNQPEIVQLLMENEQTDITSQDSRGNNILHALVTVAEDFKTQNDFVKRMYDMILLRSGNWELETMRNNDGLTPLQLAAKMGKAEILKYILSREIKEKPLRSLSRKFTDWAYGPVSSSLYDLTNVDTTTDNSVLEIIVYNTNIDNRHEMLTLEPLHTLLHMKWKKFAKYMFFLSFCFYFFYNITLTLVSYYRPREDEALPHPLALTHKMSWLQLLGRMFVLIWATCISVKEGIAIFLLRPSDLQSILSDAWFHFVFFVQAVLVILSVFLYLFAYKEYLACLVLAMALGWANMLYYTRGFQSMGMYSVMIQKVILHDVLKFLFVYILFLLGFGVALASLIEKCSKDKKDCSSYGSFSDAVLELFKLTIGLGDLNIQQNSTYPILFLFLLITYVILTFVLLLNMLIALMGETVENVSKESERIWRLQRARTILEFEKMLPEWLRSRFRMGELCKVADEDFRLCLRINEVKWTEWKTHVSFLNEDPGPIRRTDLNKIQDSSRSNSKTTLYAFDELDEFPETSV; encoded by the exons TGCACACTTCTTCCTGGAGATAGAAGGCTTTGAGCCCAACCCCACAGTCACCAAGACCTCTCCTCCTATCTTCTCCAAGCCGATGGACTCCAATATCCGGCAGTG CATCTCTGGCAACTGTGATGACATGGACTCCCCTCAGTCTCCTCAGGATGATGTGACAGAGACCCCATCCAACCCCAACAGTCCCAG TGCAAACCTGGCCAAAGAAGAacagaggcagaagaagaagCGGCTGAAGAAGCGCATCTTTGCTGCTGTATCTGAGGGCTGCGTGGGAGAGCTTCGGGAACTGCTACAGGAGCTGCAAGAGCTCTGCAAACGGCGCCGTGGCCTGGATGTGTCTG ACTTCCTCATGCACAAGCTGACAGCCTCAGACACAGGGAAAACCTGCCTGATGAAGGCTTTGCTCAACATCAACCCCAACACCAAAGAGATCGTGCGGACTCTGCTTGCCTTCGCTGAAGAGAATGACATCCTAGACAGGTTCATCAATGCCGAGTACACGGAAGAGGCCTATGAAG GGCAGACGGCACTGAACATCGCCATTGAGAGGCGCCAGGGAGACATCACTGCAGTGCTAATAGCAGCAGGTGCTGATGTCAATGCGCACGCCAAGGGTGTCTTCTTCAACCCCAAGTACCAGCACGAAGGCTTCTACTTTG GTGAGACACCCCTGGCCTTGGCAGCGTGTACCAACCAACCTGAAATTGTGCAGCTGCTGATGGAGAATGAGCAGACAGACATCACCTCCCAGGACTCTCGGGGAAACAACATCCTGCACGCACTGGTGACAGTGGCTGAGGACTTCAAGACCCAGAATGACTTTGTTAAGCGCATGTATGACATGATCCTGCTGAGGAGTGGCAACTGGGAGCTGGAGACCATGCGCAACAATGATGGCCTCACACCACTGCAGCTGGCTGCCAAGATGGGCAAGGCTGAG ATCCTGAAGTACATCCTCAGTCGAGAGATCAAGGAGAAGCCTCTCCGGAGCCTGTCCAGGAAGTTCACGGACTGGGCATATGGGCCTGTGTCATCCTCACTTTATGACCTCACCAACGTAGACACCACGACAGATAACTCCGTGCTGGAGATCATCGTCTACAACACCAACATTGAC AACCGGCATGAGATGCTGACCCTGGAGCCCCTGCACACGCTGCTGCATATGAAATGGAAGAAATTTGCCAAGTACATGTTCTTCctgtccttctgtttctatttcttctacAACATCACCTTGACCCTCGTCTCTTACTACCGTCCCCGGGAGGATGAG GCCCTCCCACACCCCTTGGCCCTAACACACAAAATGAGTTGGCTGCAACTCCTAGGGAGGATGTTTGTTCTTATCTGGGCTACGTGCATCTCTGTGAAAGAG GGCATTGCCATTTTCCTGCTGAGACCCTCTGATCTGCAATCCATCCTGTCAGATGCCTGGTTTCATTTTGTCTT TTTTGTCCAAGCTGTGCTTGTGATACTGTCTGTCTTCTTGTACTTGTTTGCCTACAAAGAATACCTCGCCTGCCTCGTGCTGGCCATGGCCCTGGGCTGGGCGAACATGCTCTACTACACGAGAGGCTTCCAGTCCATGGGCATGTACAGCGTCATGATCCAGAAG GTCATTTTGCATGATGTTCTGAAGTTCTTGTTTGTTTACATCCTGTTCTTACTTGGATTTGGAGTAG CGCTGGCCTCACTGATTGAGAAGTGCTCCAAGGACAAAAAGGACTGCAGCTCCTATGGCAGCTTCAGCGACGCGGTGCTGGAGCTCTTCAAGCTCACCATAGGCCTGGGCGACCTGAACATCCAGCAGAACTCCACCTAccccatcctctttctcttcctactCATCACCTATGTCATCCTCACCTTCGTCCTCCTCCTCAACATGCTCATCGCCCTGATGGGGGAGACGGTGGAAAATGTCTCCAAAGAGAGTGAGCGGATCTGGCGTTTACAG AGAGCCAGGACCATCTTGGAGTTTGAGAAAATGTTACCAGAATGGCTGAGAAGCAGATTCCGCATGGGGGAGCTGTGCAAAGTAGCAGATGAGGACTTCCGGCTGTGTCTGCG GATCAACGAGGTGAAGTGGACTGAATGGAAAACACACGTGTCCTTCCTTAATGAAGATCCAGGGCCCATAAGACGGACAG ATTTGAACAAAATCCAAGATTCTTCCAGGAGCAATAGCAAAACCACCCTCTATGCATTTGATGAACTGGATGAATTCCCAGAGACGTCGGTGTAG
- the Trpv3 gene encoding transient receptor potential cation channel subfamily V member 3 isoform X1, producing the protein MNAHSKEMVPLMGRRTTAPSGNSVVLTEKRPADLTPTKKSAHFFLEIEGFEPNPTVTKTSPPIFSKPMDSNIRQCISGNCDDMDSPQSPQDDVTETPSNPNSPSANLAKEEQRQKKKRLKKRIFAAVSEGCVGELRELLQELQELCKRRRGLDVSDFLMHKLTASDTGKTCLMKALLNINPNTKEIVRTLLAFAEENDILDRFINAEYTEEAYEGQTALNIAIERRQGDITAVLIAAGADVNAHAKGVFFNPKYQHEGFYFGETPLALAACTNQPEIVQLLMENEQTDITSQDSRGNNILHALVTVAEDFKTQNDFVKRMYDMILLRSGNWELETMRNNDGLTPLQLAAKMGKAEILKYILSREIKEKPLRSLSRKFTDWAYGPVSSSLYDLTNVDTTTDNSVLEIIVYNTNIDNRHEMLTLEPLHTLLHMKWKKFAKYMFFLSFCFYFFYNITLTLVSYYRPREDEALPHPLALTHKMSWLQLLGRMFVLIWATCISVKEGIAIFLLRPSDLQSILSDAWFHFVFFVQAVLVILSVFLYLFAYKEYLACLVLAMALGWANMLYYTRGFQSMGMYSVMIQKVILHDVLKFLFVYILFLLGFGVALASLIEKCSKDKKDCSSYGSFSDAVLELFKLTIGLGDLNIQQNSTYPILFLFLLITYVILTFVLLLNMLIALMGETVENVSKESERIWRLQRARTILEFEKMLPEWLRSRFRMGELCKVADEDFRLCLRINEVKWTEWKTHVSFLNEDPGPIRRTADLNKIQDSSRSNSKTTLYAFDELDEFPETSV; encoded by the exons TGCACACTTCTTCCTGGAGATAGAAGGCTTTGAGCCCAACCCCACAGTCACCAAGACCTCTCCTCCTATCTTCTCCAAGCCGATGGACTCCAATATCCGGCAGTG CATCTCTGGCAACTGTGATGACATGGACTCCCCTCAGTCTCCTCAGGATGATGTGACAGAGACCCCATCCAACCCCAACAGTCCCAG TGCAAACCTGGCCAAAGAAGAacagaggcagaagaagaagCGGCTGAAGAAGCGCATCTTTGCTGCTGTATCTGAGGGCTGCGTGGGAGAGCTTCGGGAACTGCTACAGGAGCTGCAAGAGCTCTGCAAACGGCGCCGTGGCCTGGATGTGTCTG ACTTCCTCATGCACAAGCTGACAGCCTCAGACACAGGGAAAACCTGCCTGATGAAGGCTTTGCTCAACATCAACCCCAACACCAAAGAGATCGTGCGGACTCTGCTTGCCTTCGCTGAAGAGAATGACATCCTAGACAGGTTCATCAATGCCGAGTACACGGAAGAGGCCTATGAAG GGCAGACGGCACTGAACATCGCCATTGAGAGGCGCCAGGGAGACATCACTGCAGTGCTAATAGCAGCAGGTGCTGATGTCAATGCGCACGCCAAGGGTGTCTTCTTCAACCCCAAGTACCAGCACGAAGGCTTCTACTTTG GTGAGACACCCCTGGCCTTGGCAGCGTGTACCAACCAACCTGAAATTGTGCAGCTGCTGATGGAGAATGAGCAGACAGACATCACCTCCCAGGACTCTCGGGGAAACAACATCCTGCACGCACTGGTGACAGTGGCTGAGGACTTCAAGACCCAGAATGACTTTGTTAAGCGCATGTATGACATGATCCTGCTGAGGAGTGGCAACTGGGAGCTGGAGACCATGCGCAACAATGATGGCCTCACACCACTGCAGCTGGCTGCCAAGATGGGCAAGGCTGAG ATCCTGAAGTACATCCTCAGTCGAGAGATCAAGGAGAAGCCTCTCCGGAGCCTGTCCAGGAAGTTCACGGACTGGGCATATGGGCCTGTGTCATCCTCACTTTATGACCTCACCAACGTAGACACCACGACAGATAACTCCGTGCTGGAGATCATCGTCTACAACACCAACATTGAC AACCGGCATGAGATGCTGACCCTGGAGCCCCTGCACACGCTGCTGCATATGAAATGGAAGAAATTTGCCAAGTACATGTTCTTCctgtccttctgtttctatttcttctacAACATCACCTTGACCCTCGTCTCTTACTACCGTCCCCGGGAGGATGAG GCCCTCCCACACCCCTTGGCCCTAACACACAAAATGAGTTGGCTGCAACTCCTAGGGAGGATGTTTGTTCTTATCTGGGCTACGTGCATCTCTGTGAAAGAG GGCATTGCCATTTTCCTGCTGAGACCCTCTGATCTGCAATCCATCCTGTCAGATGCCTGGTTTCATTTTGTCTT TTTTGTCCAAGCTGTGCTTGTGATACTGTCTGTCTTCTTGTACTTGTTTGCCTACAAAGAATACCTCGCCTGCCTCGTGCTGGCCATGGCCCTGGGCTGGGCGAACATGCTCTACTACACGAGAGGCTTCCAGTCCATGGGCATGTACAGCGTCATGATCCAGAAG GTCATTTTGCATGATGTTCTGAAGTTCTTGTTTGTTTACATCCTGTTCTTACTTGGATTTGGAGTAG CGCTGGCCTCACTGATTGAGAAGTGCTCCAAGGACAAAAAGGACTGCAGCTCCTATGGCAGCTTCAGCGACGCGGTGCTGGAGCTCTTCAAGCTCACCATAGGCCTGGGCGACCTGAACATCCAGCAGAACTCCACCTAccccatcctctttctcttcctactCATCACCTATGTCATCCTCACCTTCGTCCTCCTCCTCAACATGCTCATCGCCCTGATGGGGGAGACGGTGGAAAATGTCTCCAAAGAGAGTGAGCGGATCTGGCGTTTACAG AGAGCCAGGACCATCTTGGAGTTTGAGAAAATGTTACCAGAATGGCTGAGAAGCAGATTCCGCATGGGGGAGCTGTGCAAAGTAGCAGATGAGGACTTCCGGCTGTGTCTGCG GATCAACGAGGTGAAGTGGACTGAATGGAAAACACACGTGTCCTTCCTTAATGAAGATCCAGGGCCCATAAGACGGACAG CAGATTTGAACAAAATCCAAGATTCTTCCAGGAGCAATAGCAAAACCACCCTCTATGCATTTGATGAACTGGATGAATTCCCAGAGACGTCGGTGTAG